One Ictalurus furcatus strain D&B chromosome 25, Billie_1.0, whole genome shotgun sequence DNA window includes the following coding sequences:
- the LOC128601483 gene encoding zinc finger protein ZFP2-like — protein sequence MESAEVRACSFRKPPHTPAPAGSQTETCTDSGGGTSGSWGHINPMDQQNHVKKDESEGEGYVCEATPGSVGHITPVDEQIYIKKEEPEDEDYLCGETSGSVENVDQQRGFQSLHVKVEESKDEDYIYTTTVLENDGAQLEVYSCFCCSLSYTSQINLHKHITRCHSDEYERLIKSGEIMFENLMPARSSSFQQTISGTLQMQKEVYQCLQCGKSFTDQKNLRRHQHIHTGEKPHHCSECGKRFVRQSDLQIHLRSHTGERPHHCSECGKSFAQHSSLQRHQRIHNGEKPFHCSQCGKRFKQQSHLQTHQRIHTGERPYHCSQCGKSFIQQSYLQTHQRIHTGERPYQCSQCGKSFAQHSSLQRHQRVHTGEKLYYCSQCGRSFIQQSDLQTHQRIHTGERPYHCSQCGKSFAHPGSLQRHQRVHTGEKPYHCSDCGKSFNRLSTFKAHQFIHTGEKPHHCSQCGMSFAHHSSLQRHQRVHTGEKPYHCSGCGKSFIQQSDLQTHQVIHTGEKPYHCSQCGKSFTRQSTLKAHQAIHTGQTYEVMIMPFEI from the exons ATGGAATCAGCAGAGGTCCGAGCATGCTCTTTCAGAAAACCTCCACACACCCCTGCTCCTGCTGGCTCTCAG ACAGAAACTTGTACAGATTCAGGTGGAGGGACATCAGGATCTTGGGGACACATCAACCCCATGGACCAACAGAACCATGTAAAAAAGGATGAATCTGAGGGTGAAGGCTATGTCT GTGAAGCAACGCCAGGCTCTGTGGGACACATCACACCTGTGGATGaacagatatatataaaaaaggaagAACCGGAGGATGAAGACTATCTCT GTGGAGAAACATCCGGCTCTGTGGAAAATGTAGACCAACAGAGAGGATTTCAGAGCCTGCATGTAAAAGTGGAAGAATCTAAAGATGAAGACTACATCTATACAACGACAGTCTTGG aaaATGATGGTGCCCAGTTAGAAGTCTATTCCTGCTTCTGCTGTTCCCTTTCCTATACATCTCAAATTAACCTCCACAAACATATCACAAGGTGCCACTCCGATGAATATGAGAGACTAATAAAATCAGGAGAGATAATGTTTGAGAATCTTATGCCGGCAAGAAGCTCCAGTTTTCAGCAAACAATCTCTGGTACTTTGCAAATGCAGAAAGAAGTCTATCAGTGCTtgcagtgtgggaagagttttactgacCAGAAAAATCTCAGAAGACaccagcacattcacacaggagagaaaccacatcactgctcagagtgtgggaagagatTTGTTCGACAGAGTGATCTCCAAATACACCTGCGCAGtcacacaggagagaggccacatcactgctcagagtgtgggaagagtttcgCCCAACACAGTAGTCTCCAGAGGCATCAGCGCATTCATAATGGAGAAAAGCCAtttcactgctcacagtgtgggaagcgTTTTAAGCAACAGAGTCACCTCCAGACACATCAGCGCATCCATACAGGAGAGaggccgtatcactgctcacagtgtgggaagagttttattcaaCAAAGTTATCTCCaaacacaccagcgcattcacacaggagagaggccgtatcagtgctcacagtgtgggaagagctttgcCCAACACAGTAGTCTCCAACGACATCAGcgcgttcacacaggagagaagctgtattactgctcacagtgtgggaggAGTTTTATTCAGCAAAGTGATCTCCAGACACACcaacgcattcacacaggagagaggccgtatcactgttcacagtgtgggaagagttttgccCATCCCGGTAGTCTCCAACGACACCAAcgcgttcacacaggagagaagccgtatcattGTTCAgactgtgggaagagttttaatcgaCTGAGTACTTTCAAAGCTCACCAGttcattcacacaggagaaaagccacaTCACTGCTCACAATGTGGAATGAGTTTTGCCCATCACAGTAGTCTCCAACGACACCAACgagttcacacaggagagaagccgtatcactgttcaggctgtgggaagagttttattcaaCAAAGTGATCTCCAGACACACCAGgtcattcacacaggagagaagccctatcactgctcacagtgtgggaagagttttactcgaCAGAGTACTCTGAAAGCACACCAAGCCATTCACACAGGACAGACCTATGAAGTTATGATCATGCCATTtgaaatttga
- the LOC128601616 gene encoding zinc finger protein 571, with translation MDSAEVRLCSSRKPPHNHLPAGSQSCGDGQTEICTASGGGTSGSVVHVTPVDLQNIKKEEPGDDDYLFGISGNGPSCSVGNIALVDQQKHIKQEEPEDEDYLGGETSSSMKHVAQQKKRFKRKNLKKTEESEDDYLSEMEMNDTKVQVFSCSLCSVSYTSQIYLHVHIRKCHLEEYERLLQSGEIKSQNCMHTRSSSIQVLRGTLNINASNQQEQKEVYACSQCGKSFTDQKNLLRHQDIHSGEKPHHCKECGNSFTHQSALRVHQRIHTGKRPYHCSQCGKTFIHQCSLQTHQRIHTGEKPYQCSHCGKMFTGKTPLRIHQRIHTGEKPYLCSQCGKGFTILSNLQRHHRVHTGVKPYHCSECGKTFIQECDLQNHQRIHTGEKPYHCSECGKSFIQYSNLQQHQRIHTGEKPYHCSECGKSFFRQSNLIRHRRTHIAQKPIQCLQCGRRFTYSGAFNLHKCPNKEPPAYPNLIMESAEVRACSFRKPPHTPAPAGSQLCRDVQTEICTDSGGGISGSGGHINPMDQQNHVKKDEPEDEGYVCEATPGSVGPITPLDEQIYIKKEEPEDEDYLCGETSGSVENEDQQRGFQSLDVKEEESKDEDYICTTTVLEVNDAQLQVFTCSLCSFSYTSQIYLYKHIRRYHCQEYERLLQSGEIKSENLMPTRSSSNQQTIFDTLNSKTSNQVQKEVYPCSLCGKGFTDRSNLRRHQRIHTGEKPHHCSQCGKSFIHRQGLKSHQLVHTGEKPHQCLQCGKSFSRQGDLRIHQRIHTGEKPYHCSQCGKNFKRQNNLKTHQVIHNGVKPYYCSECGMSFHQHSHLQTHQRIHTGEKPYQCLQCGKCFNRHSYLQAHQRVHTKQKAGHCLDCGKSFIQMNELQVHQCIQTGENLYRCSQCGKSFIHQTDLQQHQCAHTVWSLEELRCVSTSCQEEIISHGLSDVTVAVHRSGEGYKATSKQLEIDVE, from the exons ATGGATTCCGCAGAGGTTCGACTGTGCTCTTCCAGAAAACCTCCACACAATCATCTTCCTGCTGGCTCACAG TCTTGTggggatggacagacagaaatTTGTACAGCTTCAGGTGGAGGGACATCAGGCTCTGTGGTACATGTCACACCTGTGGACCTtcagaatataaaaaaagaagaacctgGAGATGACGACTACCTCT tTGGAATTTCAGGTAATGGACCATCATGCTCTGTGGGAAATATCGCACTTGTTGACcaacagaaacatataaaacagGAAGAGCCTGAAGATGAAGACTACCTCG GTGGAGAGACATCAAGCTCTATGAAGCATGTGGCCCAACAGAAGAAACGATTTAAAAGgaagaatttaaaaaagacaGAAGAGTCTGAAGATGATTACCTCAGTGAAATGG AAATGAATGATACCAAGGTACAAGTCTTCTCCTGCTCCTTGTGTTCCGTTTCTTATACATCTCAAATTTACCTCCATGTACACATCAGAAAATGCCACTTGGAGGAATATGAGAGACTGCTACAATCAGGAGAAATAAAATCTCAGAACTGTATGCACACAAGAAGCTCCAGTATTCAGGTACTCCGTGGTACTCTCAACATTAACGCATCCAACCAGCAAGAGCAGAAAGAAGTCTATgcctgctcacagtgtgggaagagttttactgacCAGAAAAATCTCCTACGACACCAAGACATTCACTCAGGAGAGAAGCCTCACCACTGCAAAGAGTGCGGGAACAGTTTTACTCACCAAAGTGCTCTTCGAGTACATCAGCGTATTCACACAGGAAAGaggccgtatcactgctcacagtgtggcaAGACTTTTATTCATCAGTGTTCTCTTCAAACACACCAGCGTattcacaccggagagaagccgtatcagtgctcacaCTGTGGCAAAATGTTTACTGGAAAAACTCCTCTTCGaatacaccagcgcattcacacaggagagaagccgtatctgTGCTCACAATGCGGGAAGGGTTTTACCATTCTCAGTAATCTCCAAAGACACCATCGCGTTCACACGGGTGtaaagccgtatcactgctcagagtgtgggaagactTTTATTCAAGAGTGTGATCTCCAAAaccaccagcgcattcacactggagaaaagccgtatcactgctcagagtgtgggaagagcttcaTTCAATACAGTAATCTACAGCAacatcagcgcattcacacaggggaaaagccgtatcactgctcagagtgtgggaagagctttttCCGACAGAGTAATCTCATACGACATCGGCGCACTCACATAGCGCAGAAACCAATTCAGTGCTTACAGTGTGGACGGAGATTTACCTATTCGGGTGCATTTAACCTACACAAGTGTCCCAACAAGGAGCCACCGGCTT ACCCAAACCTTATAATGGAATCAGCAGAGGTCCGAGCATGCTCTTTCAGAAAACCTCCACACACCCCTGCTCCTGCTGGCTCTCAG CTTTGTAGGGATGTGCAGACAGAAATTTGTACAGATTCAGGTGGAGGGATATCGGGATCTGGGGGACACATCAACCCCATGGACCAACAGAACCATGTAAAAAAGGATGAACCTGAGGATGAAGGCTATGTCT GTGAAGCAACACCAGGCTCTGTGGGACCCATCACACCATTGGATGaacagatatatataaaaaaggaagAACCTGAGGATGAAGACTATCTCT GTGGAGAAACGTCAGGCTCTGTGGAAAATGAAGACCAACAGAGAGGATTTCAGAGCCTGGATGTAAAAGAGGAAGAATCTAAAGATGAAGACTACATCTGTACAACGACAGTCTTAG aAGTGAATGATGCACAGTTACAAGTCTTCACTTGCTCCTTGTGTTCATTTTCCTATACATCTCAAATTTACCTCTACAAACACATCAGAAGATACCACTGTCAGGAATATGAGAGACTGCTACAATCAGGAGAAATTAAATCTGAGAACCTGATGCCCACAAGAAGCTCCAGTAATCAGCAAACAATCTTTGATACTCTTAACAGTAAGACATCTAATCAAGTGCAGAAAGAAGTCTATCCCTGCTCACTGTGCGGGAAAGGTTTTACTGACCGGAGTAATCTCAGacgacaccagcgcattcacacaggagagaagccacatcactgctcacagtgtgggaagagctttattcATCGGCAAGGACTCAAATCACACCAGCtcgttcacacaggagagaagccgcaTCAGTGcttacagtgtgggaagagtttttcTAGACAGGGTGATCTCCGAATACACCAACGCattcatacaggagagaaaccgtatcactgctcacagtgtgggaagaatTTTAAACGACAAAATAACCTCAAAACTCACCAGGTCATTCACAATGGAGTAAAACCATATTattgctcagagtgtgggaTGAGTTTTCATCAACACAGTCATCTCCAgacacaccagcgcattcacacaggagaaaagccataTCAGTGCTTGCAGTGTGGGAAGTGTTTTAATCGACATAGTTATCTCCAGGCACACCAGCGTGTTCACACAAAACAGAAAGCAGGTCATTGTTTGgactgtgggaagagttttattcaaatgaatgaGCTCCAAGTACACCAGTGCATTCAAACAGGAGAAAACCTGTATCGTTgttcacagtgtggaaagagttttattcaTCAAACTGATCTCCAACAGCACCAATGTGCTCATACAG TTTGGAGTTTAGAAgaactcaggtgtgtgtctacatcatgccaagaagaaatCATCAGCCATGGTCTCAGTGATGTAACTGTTGCTGTTCATCGATCTGGAGAGGGTTATAAGGCCACCTCCAAACAGTTAGAAATTGATGTAGAGTGA